From one Halothece sp. PCC 7418 genomic stretch:
- a CDS encoding sucrose-phosphate phosphatase: protein MSQFLFISDLDNTLIGDDIALEQLNKILQKKREADGTKIVYATGRSLFLYKKLTTEKPLIPPDALIAAVGTEIYLNPESQQIDQDWVKLLSNNWQRDKILEITQTFPELVLQPESEQGQFKISFHLSADTAKQNIEQLENRLKENGLEIKLIYSGSKDLDLIPQQADKGLAVNFLQNKWDFNDLKTVVCGDSGNDIALFSTGQPHGILVGNAQIELREWYQNNQTNYRYFADQNYAAGIQEGLQYFHFI, encoded by the coding sequence ATGAGTCAATTCTTATTTATTAGCGACCTCGATAATACTTTAATCGGCGATGACATTGCCCTCGAACAACTCAATAAAATTTTACAGAAAAAGCGAGAAGCAGACGGAACAAAAATCGTTTATGCAACTGGACGTTCTCTATTTTTATATAAAAAACTGACCACAGAAAAGCCCTTAATCCCTCCTGATGCCCTCATTGCTGCGGTAGGAACAGAAATTTATCTTAACCCAGAAAGTCAACAAATCGATCAAGATTGGGTAAAATTATTATCTAACAATTGGCAACGAGATAAAATTTTAGAAATTACTCAAACCTTTCCCGAACTGGTTCTGCAACCTGAATCAGAACAAGGACAATTTAAGATCAGTTTTCATCTTTCTGCTGATACAGCTAAACAGAACATTGAGCAGCTAGAAAATAGGCTCAAAGAGAATGGTTTAGAAATTAAACTCATTTACAGTGGAAGTAAAGATTTAGATTTGATTCCCCAGCAAGCGGACAAAGGCTTAGCGGTTAATTTCTTACAAAATAAGTGGGATTTCAATGATCTAAAAACGGTTGTTTGTGGTGACTCAGGAAATGATATTGCACTTTTTAGCACAGGTCAACCTCATGGAATTTTAGTCGGTAATGCTCAAATTGAACTGCGAGAATGGTATCAAAATAATCAAACAAACTATCGTTATTTTGCCGACCAAAATTATGCAGCAGGAATTCAAGAAGGGTTACAATACTTTCATTTCATTTAA
- a CDS encoding ABC transporter ATP-binding protein: MSQIVPVPSQPLTKTPLIELKGISKTFGTKPILDEVDLTIYEGEALVIIGPSGTGKSTILRIIAGLLAPDSGEIYVKGKRRDGLIEEHDDAMNISMVFQHAALFDSLTVDENVGFYLYQNSRLPRDKIRKLVEEKLEMVGLPGTADLSPAQLSGGMKKRVSFARAIMSNPDDPASCPAAILYDEPTAGLDPIASTVIEDLVRQLQDTNTGCGTYIMVSHQDSTIRRTADRVIFLYGGKVQWEGNVHEIDTTTHPMVRQFFSASVEGPIRVIGS, translated from the coding sequence ATGAGTCAAATCGTTCCTGTTCCATCCCAGCCCTTAACAAAAACACCATTAATTGAACTGAAAGGGATTTCTAAAACCTTCGGGACAAAACCCATTCTAGATGAAGTTGATTTAACAATTTATGAAGGAGAAGCCCTTGTTATTATCGGTCCTTCTGGTACAGGAAAATCAACAATTCTCCGCATTATAGCGGGTTTACTCGCCCCAGATAGTGGTGAAATTTATGTGAAAGGGAAACGGCGAGACGGATTAATTGAAGAACATGATGATGCGATGAATATTAGCATGGTTTTCCAACACGCAGCCCTGTTTGACTCTCTTACTGTTGATGAGAATGTCGGCTTTTATTTATATCAAAACTCGCGCTTACCTCGGGACAAAATTCGCAAATTAGTAGAAGAAAAACTGGAAATGGTAGGCTTACCTGGAACGGCTGATCTCTCCCCTGCACAACTTTCTGGGGGGATGAAAAAACGAGTCAGTTTTGCGCGGGCGATTATGTCAAACCCTGATGATCCCGCAAGTTGTCCTGCTGCAATTCTATATGATGAACCCACCGCAGGACTCGATCCCATTGCTTCAACAGTCATTGAAGATTTAGTTCGTCAACTCCAAGATACCAATACCGGATGTGGGACTTATATTATGGTTAGCCACCAAGATAGCACCATTCGTCGTACTGCGGATCGGGTTATTTTTCTATATGGTGGTAAAGTACAGTGGGAAGGCAATGTTCATGAAATTGATACCACCACCCATCCCATGGTACGACAATTTTTTAGTGCTAGTGTTGAAGGACCGATTCGGGTGATTGGTAGTTAA
- a CDS encoding MlaD family protein: MRSRTIREGSVGLLILFGFILFGGLFIWLRGFKLGQQSYNITIAFRDANRVIAGSPVRYRGVNVGEVVSINPNANGVNIEVKINRVDLSIPRENLLVEANQSGLIGETSIDIYPQVQLASDQAGINPLSEDCNSQIVVCENDTIDGKVGASIDVLIRNTAEAAELISDPELFNNLKNVAQSATDAADGIAEVSRELSEISGDVSQQLKVLTTTTSQQLRVLSKTTEKTGEQVIATAAEAEELIGNVNRVVVANQKNVETTLAEISATSQQLNQLVDTLAATLQSLNSNLEATDTQELIRNLETLTANAAATSENLKKASATLSSSENLVLLQQTLDSARATFENTQKITSDLDELTGNPEFRQDLEDLIKGLSDLLSSTQDLEQQLAIAEKNNLELKQD; this comes from the coding sequence ATGCGATCGCGCACAATTCGAGAAGGTTCTGTCGGTTTATTGATTCTATTCGGTTTTATTTTATTTGGCGGGCTTTTTATCTGGTTAAGAGGGTTTAAACTCGGGCAACAAAGTTATAATATTACCATCGCTTTTCGGGATGCAAATCGAGTGATTGCGGGTTCACCTGTCCGTTATCGAGGGGTTAATGTGGGAGAAGTGGTTAGCATTAATCCCAATGCAAACGGGGTTAATATTGAAGTTAAAATTAATCGGGTCGATCTGAGTATTCCCAGAGAAAATTTATTAGTGGAAGCGAATCAATCTGGGCTGATCGGAGAAACCTCTATTGATATTTACCCTCAAGTGCAATTAGCTTCAGATCAAGCAGGAATCAATCCCCTTAGTGAAGATTGTAATTCCCAAATTGTCGTGTGTGAAAATGACACGATTGACGGAAAAGTTGGCGCAAGTATTGATGTTTTAATTCGGAATACAGCAGAAGCTGCGGAATTAATAAGCGATCCCGAGTTGTTTAATAACTTGAAAAATGTTGCTCAAAGTGCAACTGATGCTGCGGATGGAATTGCAGAAGTGAGTCGAGAATTATCAGAGATTTCTGGAGATGTGAGTCAACAATTAAAAGTATTAACAACAACCACATCTCAACAACTTAGAGTGTTAAGCAAAACGACAGAAAAAACGGGAGAACAGGTGATAGCCACCGCAGCGGAAGCAGAAGAATTAATAGGAAATGTGAATCGGGTTGTGGTCGCGAATCAAAAAAATGTAGAAACAACTCTCGCCGAAATTAGTGCGACCAGTCAACAATTGAATCAACTAGTTGATACTCTAGCAGCAACCTTACAAAGTCTTAATAGCAATTTAGAAGCAACGGATACTCAAGAATTGATTCGTAATTTAGAAACCTTAACGGCGAATGCAGCAGCTACCTCAGAAAACTTAAAAAAAGCCTCAGCAACCCTCAGTAGTTCTGAAAATTTAGTTTTACTTCAACAAACCTTAGACTCAGCACGGGCAACCTTTGAAAATACGCAGAAAATTACTTCTGATCTCGATGAATTAACAGGAAATCCTGAATTTCGACAAGATTTGGAAGATTTAATTAAAGGATTAAGTGACTTACTCTCTTCCACTCAAGACTTAGAACAACAATTGGCAATTGCTGAAAAAAATAACTTAGAATTAAAGCAGGACTAA
- a CDS encoding Crp/Fnr family transcriptional regulator, with protein MYPSSASETNRPFVIWQRVADWAHSHYRARTFGKEERIPARPGLLYLVERGVIRLAGLSQNEGLKPSSLGEEAETFLGFIGAGQPFEIVAQSPYTLQAYAHVESTSVIWLYWKDIDNWPHFRGEILEAFRTQHQRKLIWLSTLGQRQTIDRLLGFLTLLVEEHGKPIEEGYYLPFPLTHAQISSAIGSTRVTVTRLMGKLRQQGKILIVEDNLICLPYSPEPLLSPN; from the coding sequence ATGTATCCTTCTTCTGCTTCTGAAACGAATCGTCCTTTTGTAATTTGGCAAAGAGTTGCTGATTGGGCCCATAGTCATTATCGAGCACGAACCTTTGGCAAAGAGGAGCGCATTCCCGCCCGTCCTGGATTATTGTATCTTGTTGAACGAGGGGTCATTCGTTTAGCAGGTCTCTCCCAAAATGAAGGGCTCAAACCCTCTAGTCTTGGGGAAGAAGCAGAAACTTTTTTAGGTTTTATTGGGGCGGGTCAACCCTTTGAAATTGTCGCGCAATCTCCCTACACCCTACAAGCCTACGCCCATGTGGAATCAACTTCTGTGATTTGGTTATATTGGAAAGATATCGACAATTGGCCCCATTTTCGTGGGGAAATCTTAGAAGCCTTTCGCACTCAACACCAACGGAAATTAATCTGGCTGAGTACCCTCGGACAACGGCAAACCATCGACCGCTTACTTGGTTTTCTCACCCTTCTTGTGGAAGAACACGGAAAACCCATTGAAGAGGGATATTACTTACCTTTTCCCCTCACTCATGCTCAAATTAGCAGTGCCATTGGTTCAACTCGCGTCACCGTCACTCGTCTGATGGGAAAATTACGACAGCAAGGTAAAATTCTAATTGTAGAAGACAATTTAATCTGCTTACCTTATTCTCCCGAACCATTGCTCAGTCCAAACTAA
- the rfbB gene encoding dTDP-glucose 4,6-dehydratase, translated as MNQQRTTNNHLLVTGGAGFIGSNFVHYWLNEHPEDAVVVLDALTYAGNLDNLKELESNPNFHFSQGNITDRALVDRLLRDYQINTIAHFAAESHVDRSILAPDAFIQTNVIGTFTLLEAFRNYYPQLEGNGRFLHVSTDEVYGTLEPDDPPFRETTPYAPNSPYSASKAGSDHLVRAYYHTYELPTLITNCSNNYGPYHYPEKLIPLMCINILLGKPLPVYGDGQNVRDWLYVLDHCRALDTVIRKGKPGETYNIGGNNEVKNIDLVRMLCDLMDELAPSLPVSPAQELITFVKDRPGHDRRYAIDADKIKTELGWQPSVTVEEGLRQTVSWYLENRHWWEPLLSEEYQAYYQQVYQTSA; from the coding sequence ATGAACCAACAACGAACTACAAATAACCATTTATTAGTCACTGGCGGTGCTGGCTTTATTGGATCTAATTTTGTTCACTATTGGCTCAATGAACACCCCGAAGATGCAGTAGTTGTCCTCGATGCTCTCACCTATGCGGGAAATCTTGATAACTTAAAAGAATTAGAATCCAACCCTAATTTTCATTTTAGTCAAGGGAATATTACCGATCGCGCTCTAGTTGACCGTCTCTTGCGAGACTATCAAATTAATACGATTGCTCATTTTGCAGCAGAATCCCATGTGGATCGCTCAATTTTAGCCCCAGATGCGTTTATTCAAACCAACGTCATCGGGACATTTACCCTCCTTGAAGCCTTCCGCAATTATTACCCGCAGCTAGAGGGAAACGGACGCTTTCTCCATGTTTCCACAGACGAAGTTTATGGCACATTAGAGCCCGACGATCCCCCATTCCGAGAAACAACCCCTTACGCCCCAAATAGCCCTTATTCAGCATCAAAAGCAGGGAGTGATCACTTAGTTCGCGCCTACTACCACACCTATGAACTCCCCACCCTCATTACCAACTGTTCCAATAACTACGGCCCCTATCATTATCCTGAAAAACTAATTCCGTTGATGTGTATTAACATCCTCCTTGGAAAACCGTTACCAGTTTACGGAGATGGTCAAAATGTTCGTGATTGGTTGTATGTTCTGGATCATTGTCGGGCGTTAGATACTGTTATTCGCAAAGGGAAACCTGGAGAAACTTATAATATTGGCGGAAACAATGAAGTGAAAAATATTGACTTGGTGCGAATGTTATGTGATTTGATGGATGAACTCGCACCGAGTCTTCCTGTGTCTCCTGCACAAGAGTTAATTACCTTTGTTAAAGATCGCCCTGGACATGACCGCCGTTATGCCATTGATGCCGATAAAATTAAAACAGAATTGGGTTGGCAACCGTCTGTCACTGTAGAAGAAGGATTACGCCAGACAGTAAGCTGGTATTTAGAAAACCGCCACTGGTGGGAACCTTTGTTATCAGAAGAATATCAAGCCTATTATCAACAGGTCTATCAAACCTCGGCTTAG
- a CDS encoding DUF4332 domain-containing protein → MQGKSWPINKLPRLDETTRSRLESLGIQTTEDLLKKGQTAAGKSAIAHHLQQKPQQINKWLIMADLARVESVGCDYCGLLLHGGIASIEQLSQMHPQKLHRQILKLQVSLFKRKDYCPPVETVQKWIQEAKQLIINN, encoded by the coding sequence ATGCAAGGAAAAAGTTGGCCAATTAACAAGTTACCCCGTTTGGATGAGACAACACGATCGCGCCTTGAATCTTTAGGAATTCAGACAACAGAAGATTTATTAAAAAAAGGGCAAACGGCTGCGGGAAAAAGCGCGATCGCGCACCATTTACAGCAAAAACCGCAACAGATTAATAAATGGCTGATCATGGCGGATTTAGCCCGAGTTGAAAGTGTTGGTTGTGACTATTGTGGCTTATTACTTCATGGGGGAATCGCTTCAATTGAGCAGTTAAGTCAAATGCACCCGCAAAAACTCCATCGTCAAATTCTAAAATTACAGGTGTCTCTTTTCAAACGCAAAGACTATTGTCCTCCTGTGGAAACTGTTCAAAAATGGATTCAGGAGGCAAAGCAACTAATAATTAACAATTAA
- the rpsJ gene encoding 30S ribosomal protein S10, producing the protein MQQQKIRIRLKGFDRRLLDTSCDKIVETAKRTDANAVGPIPLPTKRKIYCVLRSPHVNKDSREHFETRTHRRIIDIYQPSSKTIDALMKLDLPAGVDIEVKL; encoded by the coding sequence ATCCAACAGCAAAAAATTCGGATCCGTCTCAAAGGATTTGATCGACGTTTACTTGATACTTCCTGCGATAAAATTGTAGAAACGGCAAAGCGTACCGATGCCAATGCTGTGGGTCCGATTCCTCTACCCACGAAACGGAAAATTTATTGTGTTTTGCGTTCCCCTCACGTCAATAAAGATTCTCGGGAACACTTTGAGACACGCACCCATCGCCGAATTATTGATATCTATCAGCCCTCTTCTAAGACTATTGATGCTTTGATGAAACTCGATTTACCCGCAGGGGTTGATATTGAAGTAAAACTATAA
- the tuf gene encoding elongation factor Tu yields the protein MAREKFERTKDHANIGTVGHVDHGKTTLTAALTMTLSSSGRAKARQYEDIDAAPEEKARGITINTAHVEYETDKRHYAHVDCPGHADYVKNMITGAAQMDGAILVCSAADGPMPQTREHILLARQVGISSLVVFLNKVDQVDDEELLELVELEVRELLSEYDFPGDDIPIISGSALMAVEELTKNPQISKGENEWVDKIYELMDAVDDYIPTPERDIDKPFLMAVEDVFSITGRGTVATGRIERGKVKVGEEVEIVGIQDTRKSTVTGVEMFQKTLDEGMAGDNVGILLRGIQKDDIERGMVLAKPGSITPHTQFEAEVYVLKKEEGGRHTPFFPNYRPQFFVRTTDVTGTITAFTADDGSEAEMVMPGDRVKMTVQLISPVAIEQGMRFAIREGGRTIGAGVVSKIVA from the coding sequence ATGGCACGCGAAAAATTTGAACGTACAAAAGATCACGCGAATATTGGCACTGTTGGTCACGTTGACCACGGTAAAACCACATTAACTGCAGCTTTGACAATGACCTTGTCCTCCTCTGGTCGGGCAAAAGCACGTCAATATGAAGATATTGATGCTGCCCCAGAAGAAAAAGCGCGGGGAATTACCATTAACACGGCTCACGTGGAATATGAGACCGATAAGCGTCACTATGCCCACGTGGACTGCCCAGGACACGCGGACTATGTAAAAAACATGATTACAGGTGCAGCACAGATGGATGGTGCAATCCTCGTCTGTTCTGCTGCAGATGGTCCGATGCCCCAAACCCGTGAGCATATTTTGCTAGCCCGTCAGGTGGGAATTTCTAGCCTCGTGGTTTTCTTGAATAAAGTTGATCAAGTGGATGACGAAGAACTTTTAGAGTTAGTAGAACTTGAAGTTCGGGAATTGCTGAGTGAGTATGATTTCCCAGGCGATGATATCCCCATTATTTCTGGTTCTGCTTTAATGGCTGTAGAAGAACTCACCAAAAATCCTCAAATTAGCAAAGGAGAAAACGAGTGGGTTGATAAAATCTACGAACTCATGGATGCAGTGGATGACTATATTCCCACACCAGAGCGGGATATTGATAAGCCTTTCTTAATGGCGGTGGAAGATGTATTCTCCATTACAGGTCGGGGAACGGTTGCCACAGGTCGGATTGAACGCGGTAAAGTTAAAGTGGGCGAAGAAGTCGAAATCGTCGGGATTCAAGATACCCGTAAAAGCACTGTCACTGGCGTTGAAATGTTCCAGAAAACCCTTGATGAAGGGATGGCTGGTGACAACGTTGGGATTCTTCTCCGTGGGATTCAAAAAGATGATATTGAGCGCGGAATGGTACTGGCGAAACCTGGCTCCATCACCCCTCATACCCAGTTTGAAGCTGAGGTTTATGTGTTGAAAAAAGAAGAAGGGGGTCGTCATACACCTTTCTTCCCCAACTATCGTCCTCAGTTCTTTGTCCGCACAACTGATGTCACTGGTACCATCACCGCTTTTACAGCAGATGATGGCAGTGAAGCAGAAATGGTGATGCCAGGTGACCGTGTCAAAATGACCGTACAACTCATCAGCCCTGTTGCAATTGAACAAGGAATGCGCTTTGCGATTCGTGAGGGCGGTCGCACTATTGGTGCTGGTGTTGTGTCCAAAATTGTGGCATAG